In a single window of the Nocardiopsis composta genome:
- a CDS encoding SIP domain-containing protein codes for MARQLPVRLIRTVATRRLGPHMARVTFGGPDLADLTLDGPDRQVKLLFPRPGQSEPVLPGASAGGDVMGWYSAFMELPEQARPWMRSYTLRAHDPAAGTVDIDFVLHGAAGGGSPDDGPATRWARTAAPGDVLGMFGPSEEYAAPLAIERAYGTGARILLAGDDTALPAIGTILEHLPRGTAASVFAEVAGADDELDLPRPEGAEVHWVHRGPRARPGSGTALLDAVRAADLGGGPLFAWLAGEAGTVRALRRHLVGDRGVDKRSIDFTGYWRQRLTQDDAPTEEDMAEAQERLALADPGGPAEAAPSPSPARAAFDDAYSSAAAPWETGRPQPAVVELEKEGRSRGTVLDVGCGTGENALHLAERGHDVVGVDFSPVALERARAGAAARGARVRFEQADALDLPADRAYDTVLDSALFHVFSAEERSRYTASLHRACRPGGRVHVLALSDEGPGFGPQVGAEAIREAFGAGWVLERLERTGYEGVTGPEGASERLGTLPAWIATARRV; via the coding sequence GTGGCACGTCAGCTTCCCGTCCGCCTGATCCGAACCGTCGCGACCCGGCGCCTGGGCCCGCACATGGCCCGCGTCACCTTCGGCGGCCCCGACCTGGCCGACCTCACCCTCGACGGCCCCGACAGGCAGGTGAAACTGCTCTTCCCCCGCCCTGGGCAGAGCGAGCCCGTACTGCCCGGGGCCTCCGCCGGCGGCGACGTGATGGGCTGGTACTCCGCCTTCATGGAACTGCCCGAGCAGGCGCGCCCGTGGATGCGCAGCTACACCCTGCGCGCCCACGACCCCGCCGCCGGAACCGTCGACATCGACTTCGTGCTGCACGGCGCCGCCGGAGGCGGCTCCCCCGACGACGGGCCCGCCACCCGCTGGGCCCGCACCGCCGCCCCCGGAGACGTCCTGGGCATGTTCGGCCCCTCCGAGGAGTACGCCGCGCCCCTGGCGATCGAGCGGGCCTACGGGACCGGCGCCCGCATCCTGCTGGCCGGCGACGACACCGCGCTGCCGGCGATCGGCACCATCCTGGAGCACCTGCCCCGGGGGACCGCCGCCTCCGTGTTCGCCGAGGTGGCAGGCGCCGACGACGAACTCGACCTGCCCCGCCCCGAGGGGGCCGAGGTGCACTGGGTCCACCGCGGCCCGCGCGCCCGGCCCGGCTCGGGGACGGCCCTGCTGGACGCGGTCCGCGCGGCCGACCTGGGCGGCGGCCCGCTCTTCGCCTGGCTGGCCGGCGAGGCCGGGACCGTGCGCGCGCTCCGCCGCCACCTGGTCGGCGACCGCGGTGTCGACAAGCGCTCCATCGACTTCACCGGCTACTGGCGGCAGCGGCTGACCCAGGACGACGCCCCCACCGAGGAGGACATGGCCGAGGCGCAGGAGCGGCTCGCCCTGGCCGACCCGGGCGGTCCCGCGGAAGCGGCACCGTCCCCCTCCCCGGCCCGGGCCGCCTTCGACGACGCCTACTCCTCCGCGGCCGCCCCCTGGGAGACCGGCCGCCCGCAGCCCGCGGTGGTCGAGCTGGAGAAGGAGGGGCGGAGCCGCGGAACCGTGCTGGACGTCGGCTGCGGCACCGGGGAGAACGCCCTGCACTTGGCGGAGCGCGGCCACGACGTGGTCGGCGTCGACTTCTCTCCGGTCGCCCTGGAGCGGGCGCGCGCAGGCGCCGCCGCCCGGGGCGCGCGGGTCCGCTTCGAGCAGGCCGACGCGCTGGACCTGCCCGCCGACCGGGCCTACGACACGGTTCTGGACAGCGCGCTGTTCCATGTCTTCAGTGCCGAGGAGCGCTCCCGCTACACCGCCTCGCTGCACCGGGCCTGCCGCCCCGGCGGGCGGGTGCACGTGCTCGCCCTCTCTGACGAGGGCCCGGGCTTCGGCCCGCAGGTCGGCGCGGAGGCGATCCGGGAGGCGTTCGGTGCGGGCTGGGTGCTGGAGCGCCTGGAGCGCACCGGCTACGAGGGGGTCACCGGCCCGGAGGGGGCCTCCGAGCGCCTGGGTACGCTTCCCGCCTGGATCGCCACCGCCCGCCGGGTCTGA
- a CDS encoding serine/threonine protein kinase translates to MTKEPRRLGDFVLYRELGRGGFGTVHLGVDARGRRAAVKELHPHMVGDPRARELFRREVVAAQGVRGFCTAAVLAADPDAPRPWIASEYVEGPTLRTAVEQEGPRRGADLERLAVHTATALAAIHAAGVVHRDFKPDNIILGEDGPRVIDFGVARLAEVGPVGTAPVGTVGYMSPEQLEEQPGDRPVTGKADVFAWGATMVFAGTGAAAFPGDNEYARMLRVLSGSPVLGGLGGELRALAAACLAKDPDRRPSARALVDMLVGAVALPDPPVTPATVHTVPVRPPRPAEREEPVSTRAAQVPFQAPPDGASDAPEQRAPALLAAAEQRLLGGDGVGAEGPLRAAIAAFARGGDAGRADYGRILLGDLHNVAGRHPEAWRHLEGLRDRFEATGQRLHLARCLRGMALLDHGTLWNRPARTHLAGLVGRRRPAPVRGRPWEVHERVVLAERSLELFAEAGQVREAARTRLVLGQVLSEAGESERAVDAFSQAIGAYQGLGREARWWEARARRIAAQTRFHAVMEPNMAVGIYTGPEKEGWELSLVLANARRAAKLSGQAGDQRGRISAQILLARVVWASLGHADVEVGPTPASGTVSGSASAPSTPGAAARSAWYDRITTSEEVSGLLEASRAEAGENGLPGLVAEAALWQERFFEKSPGLYATGWEMSKRPRPVPFEESGLGRGDRCAV, encoded by the coding sequence ATGACGAAGGAGCCCAGGCGACTCGGCGACTTCGTCCTCTACCGGGAGCTCGGCCGGGGCGGTTTCGGCACCGTCCACCTGGGGGTCGACGCCCGCGGGCGGCGGGCCGCGGTCAAGGAGCTCCACCCGCACATGGTCGGCGACCCCCGGGCGCGCGAACTGTTCCGCCGCGAGGTGGTGGCCGCGCAGGGGGTGCGCGGCTTCTGCACCGCGGCGGTGCTGGCGGCCGACCCGGACGCGCCCCGCCCCTGGATCGCCTCGGAGTACGTGGAGGGGCCGACACTGCGCACCGCGGTCGAACAGGAGGGGCCGCGCCGCGGCGCCGACCTGGAGCGGCTGGCGGTGCACACCGCGACCGCGCTGGCCGCGATCCACGCCGCCGGCGTGGTGCACCGCGACTTCAAGCCGGACAACATCATCCTCGGCGAGGACGGGCCGCGGGTGATCGACTTCGGGGTGGCGCGCCTGGCCGAGGTGGGCCCGGTCGGCACCGCCCCGGTGGGCACGGTGGGCTACATGTCCCCCGAGCAGCTGGAGGAGCAGCCGGGCGACCGCCCGGTCACCGGCAAGGCCGACGTCTTCGCGTGGGGCGCGACGATGGTCTTCGCCGGAACCGGGGCGGCGGCCTTCCCCGGGGACAACGAGTACGCCCGGATGCTCCGGGTGCTCAGCGGCTCGCCGGTGCTGGGCGGGCTGGGCGGGGAGCTGCGCGCGCTGGCCGCCGCCTGCCTGGCCAAGGACCCCGACCGGCGGCCGAGCGCCCGGGCGCTGGTGGACATGCTGGTGGGGGCGGTCGCGCTGCCGGATCCTCCGGTGACGCCGGCGACGGTGCACACCGTTCCGGTGCGCCCGCCCCGCCCGGCGGAGAGGGAGGAGCCCGTCTCCACCCGGGCCGCGCAGGTGCCGTTCCAGGCGCCGCCGGACGGAGCGTCGGACGCCCCTGAGCAGCGGGCGCCGGCGCTGCTCGCCGCGGCCGAGCAGCGGCTGCTCGGCGGGGACGGGGTGGGCGCGGAGGGGCCGCTGCGCGCCGCGATCGCCGCCTTCGCCCGCGGCGGCGACGCCGGCCGGGCCGACTACGGCCGGATCCTCCTGGGCGACCTGCACAACGTCGCCGGCCGCCACCCCGAGGCGTGGCGGCACCTGGAAGGGCTGCGCGACCGCTTCGAAGCGACCGGGCAGCGGCTGCACCTGGCGCGCTGCCTGCGCGGCATGGCGCTGCTGGACCACGGAACCCTGTGGAACCGGCCGGCCCGCACCCATCTGGCCGGACTGGTGGGGCGGCGCCGGCCGGCACCGGTGCGCGGCCGCCCCTGGGAGGTGCACGAGCGGGTGGTGCTGGCCGAGCGGTCGCTGGAGCTGTTCGCCGAGGCGGGCCAGGTGCGCGAGGCCGCCCGGACCCGGCTGGTGCTCGGCCAGGTGCTGAGCGAGGCGGGAGAGTCGGAGCGGGCGGTGGACGCCTTCTCCCAGGCGATCGGCGCCTACCAGGGGCTGGGCCGGGAGGCCCGGTGGTGGGAGGCGCGGGCGCGGCGGATCGCCGCGCAGACCCGGTTCCACGCGGTGATGGAGCCGAACATGGCGGTGGGCATCTACACCGGCCCGGAGAAGGAGGGCTGGGAGCTGTCGCTGGTGCTGGCCAACGCGCGGCGGGCGGCCAAGCTGAGCGGGCAGGCCGGCGACCAGCGGGGGCGGATCTCCGCGCAGATCCTGCTGGCCCGGGTGGTGTGGGCGTCGCTGGGCCACGCCGACGTGGAGGTCGGCCCGACCCCGGCCTCGGGCACGGTGAGCGGTTCGGCGTCGGCCCCCTCCACGCCGGGCGCGGCGGCCCGCTCCGCCTGGTACGACCGGATCACCACCTCCGAGGAGGTCAGCGGCCTGCTGGAGGCCAGCCGCGCGGAGGCCGGGGAGAACGGCCTGCCCGGCCTGGTGGCGGAGGCGGCGCTGTGGCAGGAGCGGTTCTTCGAGAAGAGCCCCGGTCTGTACGCGACGGGCTGGGAGATGAGCAAGCGCCCCCGCCCGGTCCCCTTCGAGGAGAGCGGCCTGGGCCGAGGGGACCGCTGCGCGGTGTGA
- a CDS encoding MFS transporter: MSTIDENSEQTGAAPPSGAEQDGGEGSAGPAGSPRKRSPLPLVYLVVLGGFLGQQIMMPIIAPLSRELGMAEWEIGLITSLAAVIVTLMSGFWGRRSQIHGRKPIMVLALATAAVATLGFALTAHAGLAGALGGGVLLFVLLALTRSVLFGTALAAIPPSAQAYVADVTEGERDRVRGMAGIGAAQGIAMVLGAALGGLLAGAGLLVPLYLIPVLLAVLAAVVIIALPAERRHADRPTPPRVSPLDGRFWPFLAVGFAAFSALGFVQITVGFLVQDRLSLSAEATGASTGIALFAAGIGMFAAQGLIVPRLGWPPARLIRVGLLVSVAGFLILLPDLGLASIIASMALLGLGLGTAVPGYNAGPTLLAADDEQGGIAGMLSANTALTFVVAPTASTFLYGVQPLLPIGVSLALLAAGLAVSVLHPRLRAAAAQNPGGQGSGER; encoded by the coding sequence ATGTCGACGATCGATGAGAACAGCGAGCAGACCGGGGCGGCGCCGCCCTCCGGGGCGGAGCAGGACGGCGGAGAGGGCTCCGCCGGCCCGGCGGGGTCCCCGCGGAAGAGGTCGCCGCTGCCGCTGGTCTACCTGGTGGTGCTCGGCGGGTTCCTCGGGCAGCAGATCATGATGCCGATCATCGCGCCGCTCTCCCGCGAGCTGGGCATGGCCGAGTGGGAGATCGGCCTGATCACCAGCCTCGCCGCCGTCATCGTCACGCTGATGAGCGGGTTCTGGGGGCGGCGCAGCCAGATCCACGGCCGCAAGCCGATCATGGTGCTGGCACTGGCCACCGCGGCCGTCGCCACCCTGGGGTTCGCGCTGACCGCGCACGCCGGACTGGCCGGGGCGCTCGGCGGCGGCGTGCTGCTGTTCGTGCTGCTGGCGCTGACCCGCAGCGTGCTGTTCGGTACCGCGCTGGCCGCGATCCCGCCGAGCGCGCAGGCCTACGTCGCCGACGTCACCGAGGGCGAGCGGGACCGGGTGCGCGGCATGGCCGGGATCGGGGCGGCCCAGGGCATCGCGATGGTGCTCGGCGCGGCCCTGGGCGGGCTGCTGGCCGGGGCGGGCCTGCTGGTGCCGCTCTACCTCATCCCGGTGCTGCTCGCGGTGCTCGCCGCGGTGGTGATCATCGCCCTCCCCGCAGAGCGCCGGCACGCCGACCGGCCGACCCCGCCCCGGGTCAGCCCGCTGGACGGGCGGTTCTGGCCGTTCCTCGCGGTGGGCTTCGCCGCGTTCTCCGCGCTCGGGTTCGTCCAGATCACCGTGGGATTCCTGGTCCAGGACCGGCTGTCGCTGTCCGCGGAGGCCACCGGGGCGAGCACCGGGATCGCGCTGTTCGCGGCGGGCATCGGCATGTTCGCCGCCCAGGGCCTCATCGTGCCCAGGCTGGGCTGGCCGCCGGCCCGGCTCATCCGGGTCGGCCTGCTGGTCTCGGTGGCCGGCTTCCTGATCCTCCTGCCCGACCTGGGCCTGGCCTCGATCATCGCCTCGATGGCCCTGCTCGGCCTGGGGCTGGGCACCGCGGTGCCCGGGTACAACGCCGGCCCCACCCTGCTCGCCGCCGACGACGAGCAGGGCGGGATCGCCGGGATGCTCTCCGCCAACACCGCGCTGACCTTCGTGGTGGCCCCGACCGCCTCCACCTTCCTCTACGGCGTCCAGCCGCTGCTGCCGATCGGAGTCTCCCTGGCGCTGCTCGCGGCCGGGCTGGCGGTGTCCGTCCTCCACCCCCGGCTGCGCGCGGCCGCCGCGCAGAACCCCGGCGGGCAGGGATCCGGCGAGCGGTGA
- a CDS encoding LLM class flavin-dependent oxidoreductase, translating to MPDYGHDLLFGTFITPDAGDPAGAVARAQATEQAGLDFATFQDHPYQPRLLDTWTLLSWVAASTERLRVAPNVLNLPLRPPSVTARAAAGLDLLSGGRLELALGSGAFWDGIAAMGGGRLTPGQAVDALDQAIDVIRALWDEGARGGARAGGGHHRVAGAKRGPAPAHDIGIWLGAYKPRMQRLTGRKADGWLPSLGYADLAALAEGNRVIDAAAAEAGRAPGEVRRLLNLTGAEVGPASRGFLQGPPGQWVDELLPLVVEHGFSAFFLATDDPEQIRRYGEEVAPALREAAARERTAPPTAGARSASARAARRDGIDYGAVPASLAPGAVEPGDREYGRVRHTYMRSGSPGLVLRPADADQAAEALRYAREQQAPLAVRSGGHGISGRSTGDGGVVVDLSRLNRVELLDRAGGLVRIGTGARWSDVAAALAPHGLAISSGDHGGVGVGGLATTGGIGWMARRHGLTIDHLAAAELVLADGTRVRADAGTDPDLLWAVRGAGANVGLVTAVELYAQQVGEVVFADFALDAADTSGLLQAWGAAVEEAPRELTSFLRLIPGRRGSGPLAGVQAVYAGDDVEAARKAIAPLMALGPLLDQQAVLAPYRALMPAGGGPHRGAAEPVMRSALLDHLTAEAAEGIAAVAGSGQSLGVHIRAVGGAVNDVAPDATAYPHRHQNFSLAAIGAGPRVPAMERAWEALLPLTDGMYLSFETGTGPEVLRRAFPEPALSRLRELKRRYDPDQVFATNFPIPPADR from the coding sequence ATGCCCGACTACGGCCACGACCTGCTGTTCGGCACGTTCATCACCCCGGATGCGGGCGACCCCGCCGGCGCGGTCGCCCGCGCACAGGCCACCGAGCAGGCCGGCCTGGACTTCGCCACCTTCCAGGACCACCCCTACCAGCCCCGCCTCCTGGACACCTGGACCCTGCTGAGCTGGGTGGCGGCGAGCACCGAGCGGCTGCGCGTCGCCCCCAACGTGCTCAACCTGCCGCTGCGCCCGCCCTCCGTCACCGCGCGCGCCGCGGCCGGCCTGGACCTGCTCTCCGGCGGCCGCCTGGAGCTCGCCCTGGGCTCCGGGGCCTTCTGGGACGGCATCGCGGCGATGGGCGGCGGGCGGCTCACCCCCGGCCAGGCCGTCGACGCGCTGGACCAGGCGATCGACGTGATCCGCGCGCTGTGGGACGAGGGCGCCCGGGGCGGCGCGCGGGCCGGCGGCGGGCACCACCGGGTGGCCGGCGCCAAGCGCGGCCCGGCGCCCGCCCACGACATCGGCATCTGGCTCGGCGCCTACAAGCCCCGCATGCAGCGGCTCACCGGGCGCAAGGCCGACGGGTGGCTGCCCTCGCTGGGCTATGCCGACCTCGCCGCGCTGGCCGAGGGGAACCGGGTGATCGACGCCGCAGCGGCGGAGGCCGGACGCGCCCCCGGAGAGGTCCGCCGGCTGCTCAACCTGACCGGCGCCGAGGTCGGGCCGGCCTCCCGCGGCTTCCTGCAGGGCCCGCCCGGGCAGTGGGTGGACGAGCTGCTCCCGCTCGTCGTCGAACACGGGTTCTCCGCGTTCTTCCTGGCCACCGACGACCCCGAGCAGATCCGGCGGTACGGCGAGGAGGTCGCCCCGGCGCTGCGCGAGGCCGCGGCCCGCGAGCGCACCGCCCCGCCGACCGCGGGCGCCCGATCGGCCTCCGCGCGGGCCGCCCGCCGGGACGGCATCGACTACGGCGCGGTGCCGGCCTCGCTCGCCCCCGGCGCGGTCGAGCCCGGCGACCGGGAGTACGGCAGGGTCCGGCACACCTACATGCGCTCCGGCTCGCCCGGCCTGGTGCTGCGCCCCGCCGACGCCGACCAGGCCGCCGAGGCGCTGCGCTACGCCCGCGAGCAGCAGGCCCCGCTGGCGGTGCGCAGCGGCGGCCACGGCATCAGCGGCCGCTCCACCGGCGACGGCGGCGTGGTCGTCGACCTGTCCCGGCTGAACCGGGTGGAGCTGCTGGACCGGGCCGGCGGGCTGGTGCGGATCGGCACCGGCGCCCGGTGGAGCGACGTCGCCGCGGCGCTCGCCCCGCACGGCCTGGCGATCAGCTCCGGCGACCACGGCGGCGTCGGGGTGGGCGGCCTGGCCACCACCGGCGGCATCGGCTGGATGGCGCGCCGGCACGGGCTGACCATCGACCACCTGGCGGCGGCCGAGCTGGTACTGGCCGACGGCACTCGGGTGCGGGCCGACGCCGGCACCGACCCCGACCTGCTGTGGGCGGTGCGCGGCGCGGGCGCCAACGTCGGCCTGGTCACCGCGGTCGAGCTGTACGCCCAGCAGGTCGGCGAGGTGGTCTTCGCCGATTTCGCGCTGGACGCCGCCGACACCTCCGGCCTGCTGCAGGCCTGGGGTGCGGCGGTCGAGGAGGCGCCGCGCGAGCTCACCTCCTTCCTGCGGCTGATCCCCGGCCGCCGGGGCTCCGGGCCGCTCGCCGGCGTCCAGGCGGTCTACGCCGGGGACGACGTCGAGGCCGCCAGGAAGGCCATCGCCCCGCTCATGGCGCTCGGCCCGCTCCTGGACCAGCAGGCGGTGCTGGCCCCCTACCGGGCGCTGATGCCGGCGGGGGGCGGCCCGCACCGCGGCGCCGCCGAACCGGTGATGCGCTCGGCCCTGCTGGACCACCTCACCGCGGAGGCGGCCGAGGGGATCGCCGCGGTCGCCGGGTCGGGGCAGAGCCTGGGCGTGCACATCCGCGCGGTGGGCGGCGCCGTCAACGACGTCGCCCCCGACGCCACTGCCTACCCGCACCGGCACCAGAACTTCTCGCTGGCCGCGATCGGCGCCGGCCCGCGCGTCCCGGCCATGGAGCGGGCCTGGGAGGCGCTGCTGCCGCTGACCGACGGCATGTACCTGAGCTTTGAGACCGGCACCGGCCCCGAGGTGCTGCGCCGGGCCTTTCCCGAGCCGGCCCTGTCCCGGCTGCGCGAGCTCAAGCGCCGCTACGACCCCGACCAGGTCTTCGCCACCAACTTCCCGATCCCGCCCGCCGACCGGTGA
- a CDS encoding LysR family transcriptional regulator, with product MAEPPAPPRFSLRQLAYFVAIAEAGTLSEAAARLRISQPAVSLALNDLERALKVQLCVRRKAHGITLTPSGSSLLVRARRLLREAEDLEAEATGTGTLTGVLSLGCYVTLAPTVLPPLLQGFAALHPEVTVEFAEDTQDVLQRRLLRGELDLAVIYDMDVMPEMARTVLFSVRPHVLLPADHPSAGLPEVSLRDLAEEPMVLLDTAPSAHHTLSLFHRFGIVPRVRHRPTGYETARALIGRGMGYGILVQRPANDRTHEGLQVVVKEIAEPIRAEPVLLAWPRHMSLNHRAREFLRFCESRGGPG from the coding sequence ATGGCCGAACCCCCGGCGCCGCCGCGCTTCTCGCTGCGGCAGCTCGCCTACTTCGTCGCGATCGCCGAAGCGGGCACGCTCAGCGAGGCCGCGGCGCGGCTGCGCATCTCCCAGCCCGCCGTCTCGCTGGCCCTCAACGACCTGGAGCGCGCGCTCAAGGTGCAGCTGTGCGTGCGGCGCAAGGCGCACGGCATCACCCTCACCCCCTCCGGGTCGAGCCTGCTGGTGCGGGCCCGGCGGCTGCTGCGCGAGGCCGAGGACCTGGAGGCCGAGGCCACCGGGACCGGCACCCTCACCGGGGTGCTCTCCCTGGGCTGCTACGTCACCCTCGCCCCCACCGTGCTGCCGCCGCTGCTCCAGGGGTTCGCCGCGCTGCACCCCGAGGTCACCGTCGAATTCGCCGAGGACACCCAGGACGTGCTGCAGCGCCGGCTGCTCCGCGGCGAACTGGACCTCGCCGTCATCTACGACATGGACGTCATGCCGGAGATGGCGCGCACCGTGCTGTTCTCGGTGCGCCCGCACGTGCTGCTGCCGGCCGACCACCCCAGCGCCGGCCTGCCCGAGGTGTCCCTGCGCGACCTGGCCGAGGAGCCCATGGTGCTGCTCGACACCGCACCCAGCGCCCACCACACCCTGTCGCTGTTCCACCGGTTCGGCATCGTCCCCCGGGTCCGCCACCGGCCCACCGGCTACGAGACGGCGCGCGCCCTGATCGGCCGCGGCATGGGCTACGGCATCCTCGTCCAGCGGCCCGCCAACGACCGCACCCACGAGGGGCTGCAGGTCGTGGTCAAGGAGATCGCCGAGCCCATCCGCGCCGAACCGGTGCTGCTGGCCTGGCCCCGGCACATGAGCCTGAACCACCGCGCCCGGGAGTTCCTCCGGTTCTGCGAGTCCCGCGGCGGTCCCGGCTGA
- a CDS encoding acyl-CoA-like ligand-binding transcription factor, with protein MAVAGSVNPQGNTARVSPAPTGALAEAFAGLAPEERADRGVHDLALLTVPEVWAANLRLLPAALEALSELVAERTGRSSADPAVRALTSAFLGVGVRVLLQAAHDPAVDPVTAMDEELSHLEEGVSLVLDR; from the coding sequence GTGGCCGTCGCCGGTTCGGTGAACCCGCAGGGGAACACCGCGCGGGTGTCGCCGGCGCCGACCGGCGCCCTGGCCGAGGCGTTCGCCGGTCTGGCCCCCGAGGAGCGCGCCGACCGCGGCGTCCACGACCTCGCCCTGCTGACCGTCCCGGAGGTCTGGGCGGCCAACCTGCGCCTGCTCCCCGCCGCGCTGGAGGCCCTGTCCGAGCTGGTCGCAGAGCGCACCGGGCGCTCCTCCGCCGATCCCGCGGTCCGCGCGCTCACCTCGGCCTTCCTCGGGGTCGGCGTCCGGGTCCTGCTGCAGGCCGCGCACGACCCCGCGGTCGACCCGGTCACCGCCATGGACGAGGAGCTGTCCCACCTGGAAGAGGGCGTCTCGCTGGTATTGGACCGCTGA
- a CDS encoding MarR family winged helix-turn-helix transcriptional regulator: protein MAEPGAQHDRPQTGTAPGDLGWALAVLLRRWHEAAEFVLSDLPEGSRGYHVLSAVAERDLPTQAALAAHLGIDRTVMTYVLDTLESAGLVERVPAPGDRRARRIVATEHGRSVLAGATRRVTRAQQAVLAALDDTEQDLLGDLAHRAALYVRADSPHIDPCDAIRTVLAADGLGPDAPR, encoded by the coding sequence ATGGCCGAACCCGGTGCCCAGCACGACCGCCCGCAGACCGGCACCGCCCCGGGCGATCTCGGCTGGGCCCTGGCCGTGCTGCTCCGCCGCTGGCACGAGGCCGCCGAATTCGTCCTGTCCGACCTGCCCGAAGGCAGCCGCGGCTACCACGTGCTCTCCGCCGTCGCCGAGCGCGACCTGCCCACCCAGGCCGCACTCGCCGCGCACCTGGGCATCGACCGCACCGTGATGACCTACGTGCTGGACACCCTGGAATCGGCCGGCCTGGTCGAACGCGTCCCGGCCCCCGGCGACCGCCGCGCCCGGCGGATCGTGGCCACCGAGCACGGCCGCTCGGTCCTGGCCGGCGCCACCCGGCGCGTCACCCGCGCCCAGCAGGCGGTCCTGGCCGCACTCGACGACACCGAGCAGGACCTCCTCGGCGATCTGGCCCACCGCGCCGCCCTGTACGTCCGAGCCGACTCCCCGCACATCGACCCCTGCGACGCCATCCGCACCGTCCTGGCCGCCGACGGCCTCGGCCCGGACGCCCCCCGCTGA
- a CDS encoding DUF4291 domain-containing protein: protein MTEPEYRIRARCTDSTITVYQAYAPEIGLPAARDGSFPPAWRRDRMTWIKPSFLWMMYRCGWGAKERQETVLAVEITREGFEWALERACLSHYTHGLHPDRAAWKRLLRRAPARVQWDPERDLLLRPLPHRSLQLGLTGEAARRYADEWTVSITDTTALAHEIHGHVRAGDLEAARRLLPREDPYPVPDGLLDHLRR, encoded by the coding sequence GTGACAGAACCCGAATACCGGATCCGCGCCCGCTGCACCGACTCCACCATCACCGTCTACCAGGCCTACGCGCCGGAGATCGGCCTGCCCGCGGCCCGCGACGGCTCCTTCCCCCCGGCCTGGAGGCGGGACCGGATGACGTGGATCAAGCCGTCCTTCCTCTGGATGATGTACCGCTGCGGCTGGGGGGCCAAGGAGAGGCAGGAGACCGTCCTCGCGGTCGAGATCACCCGCGAAGGCTTCGAATGGGCGCTGGAGCGCGCCTGCCTCTCCCACTACACGCACGGGCTGCACCCCGACCGGGCCGCCTGGAAACGGCTGCTGCGGCGGGCCCCGGCGCGCGTCCAGTGGGACCCCGAGCGCGACCTGCTTCTCCGGCCCCTCCCGCACCGCTCGCTGCAGCTCGGGCTCACCGGCGAAGCCGCCCGCCGCTACGCCGACGAGTGGACGGTCTCCATCACCGACACGACCGCCCTCGCGCACGAGATCCACGGCCACGTGCGGGCCGGCGACCTGGAGGCCGCCCGGCGGCTGCTTCCCCGGGAAGACCCCTACCCCGTGCCGGACGGCCTCCTGGACCACCTGCGCCGATGA
- a CDS encoding nitroreductase/quinone reductase family protein, whose amino-acid sequence MTLDFNRSVIEEFRANNGRVGGMFEGARLLLLTTTGARSGEPHTVPLGALPDGERTLVIASAMGADRHPAWYRNILADPEVTVEDGLFVQRARAEVLEGEERDRLFARAVEADPGWADYQARTSRVLPVVALTTVSVEPPSMSGGAFLAAAHAGIRRELELIRAEVARSGPGALGAQLRANCLALCQGVHAHHTGEDAMMFPALGERHPEIRPQLDRFGSEHEKVAAMVAELKAVVSDPDGDAEAALAEVDRLIAALGAHFDEEERWLTALLDGA is encoded by the coding sequence TTGACCCTGGATTTCAACCGTTCCGTCATCGAGGAATTCCGCGCCAACAACGGGCGCGTGGGCGGCATGTTCGAAGGCGCCCGGCTGCTGCTGCTCACCACCACCGGTGCGCGCAGCGGAGAACCGCACACCGTCCCGCTGGGCGCGCTGCCGGACGGCGAGCGCACCCTGGTCATCGCCTCCGCGATGGGCGCCGACCGGCACCCCGCCTGGTACCGCAACATCCTCGCCGACCCCGAGGTCACCGTGGAGGACGGCCTCTTCGTGCAGCGCGCCCGGGCCGAGGTCCTGGAGGGGGAGGAGCGCGACCGGCTCTTCGCCCGCGCGGTCGAGGCCGACCCCGGCTGGGCCGACTACCAGGCGCGCACCTCCCGGGTGCTGCCGGTGGTCGCGCTGACCACCGTCTCGGTGGAGCCGCCGTCGATGTCCGGCGGCGCGTTCCTCGCCGCGGCGCACGCCGGGATCCGCCGCGAGCTGGAGCTGATCCGCGCCGAGGTGGCCCGCTCCGGCCCGGGCGCCCTCGGCGCGCAGCTGCGCGCCAACTGCCTGGCGCTCTGCCAGGGGGTGCACGCCCACCACACCGGCGAGGACGCCATGATGTTCCCCGCCCTGGGCGAGCGCCACCCCGAGATCCGGCCGCAGCTGGACCGGTTCGGCTCCGAGCACGAGAAGGTGGCGGCCATGGTCGCCGAGCTGAAGGCGGTCGTCTCCGACCCCGACGGGGACGCGGAGGCGGCCCTGGCCGAGGTGGACCGGCTCATCGCCGCCCTGGGCGCCCACTTCGACGAGGAGGAGCGGTGGCTCACCGCGCTCCTGGACGGGGCGTGA